DNA from Microvirga ossetica:
CGACCGGCGATTCGCGCCCCTGCCGCGCCCCCGCTATGCTGCGCATCGCGAATCACCTTTTGTTCAGTGGCGGCAGCGATGGCTTCGATCTTGAAAGACCTGTGGAACCGGTTTGCCGGCGGAAGCGCTGCGGGCGAGCCTAACGAGCCCGCCGCCGAGGCTGTGGAGTACAAGGGCTTCCGTATCCGGCCAGAGCCCTATTCCGCCAGGGGCGGCTATCAGACCGCTGGAATCATCGAGAAGGACTTCGAGGCCGGAGTGAAGGAGCACCGTTTCGTGCGCGCCGAAACCCATCCCAGCAAGGACGAAGCGTTAGCCTTCTCCGTCACCAAGGCCAAGCAGATCATCGACGAGCAGGGGGATCGCCTCTTCCGCTGACGATCCGCTCATCGGGCGTCGCTCTCTATTCCCTTTCCAGGATTCTGCATCAGGTATCTCCCCTAACGCGACCTCCGCGGGCGCACGCGCATTCATGATCGCGCGCCGGAGGTTGGGCTCCGAACATCGGGCCATGGCCGATCACTCAAGGGAGATAACCGATGGGCAAGACCCCCAAGGCACCGTCCGGAACGTCCGACCGTGTTCTGACGAACAGGCAGGGGCATCCGGTCGCCAACAACCAATCGCAGCGCACAGTGGGCAGTCGCGGTCCGGCCACGCTGGAAAATTACCAGTTCCTGGAAAAGATCACCCATTTCGACCGTGAGCGCATCCCGGAGCGCGTGGTCCATGCCCGCGGCTTCGTCTGCTATGGCGAGCTCGAGGTCACCGGCAAGATCGGCGACGAGCCGGCCTCCACATACACCCGGGCCAAGCTGTTCCAGCAGGCCGGCAAGAAGACTCCTCTCGCCATTCGCTTCTCGACCGTGA
Protein-coding regions in this window:
- a CDS encoding HlyU family transcriptional regulator, producing MASILKDLWNRFAGGSAAGEPNEPAAEAVEYKGFRIRPEPYSARGGYQTAGIIEKDFEAGVKEHRFVRAETHPSKDEALAFSVTKAKQIIDEQGDRLFR